From the Musa acuminata AAA Group cultivar baxijiao chromosome BXJ3-7, Cavendish_Baxijiao_AAA, whole genome shotgun sequence genome, one window contains:
- the LOC103990780 gene encoding uncharacterized protein LOC103990780, with product MEVGGSEGWNSSFSKSSRGSRRWGRRRCQKEREEAMGWWGETGGGMVAKKRVMVVIDQSSRAKHAMMWALTHVANKGDRLALLHVVPHSGGGEDDVPNLATLQALCKACKPEVEVEALVIQGPKVATVLSQVRKLEASVLVLGQAKPSPFSCLFRCRSEEFVEQCINKAECLTLAVRKQSKGVGGYLISTRWQKDFWLLA from the exons ATGGAGGTTGGTGGAAGTGAGGGATGGAACTCCTCCTTCTCCAAGTCCTCGAGGGGCTCAAGGAGGTGGGGAAGGAGGAGATGCCAAAAGGAGAGGGAGGAGGCCATGGGGTGGTGGGGGGAGACCGGTGGTGGGATGGTGGCCAAGAAGAGGGTCATGGTGGTGATCGATCAGAGTTCGAGGGCCAAGCATGCCATGATGTGGGCACTGACCCATGTGGCTAACAAGGGGGATCGCCTCGCCCTTCTCCATGTTGTCCCTCACAGTGGTGGAGGAGAGGATGATGTACCCAACCTTGCAACCCTGCAAGCCCTGTGCAAAGCTTGCAAGCCTGAG GTGGAGGTGGAAGCACTGGTGATTCAGGGACCCAAGGTGGCAACTGTGCTAAGCCAAGTCAGGAAACTGGAGGCTTCTGTTCTGGTCTTGGGTCAAGCCAAGCCTTCCCCTTTCTCTTG CCTGTTCAGATGCAGAAGTGAGGAGTTCGTGGAGCAGTGCATCAACAAAGCTGAGTGTCTCACGCTGGCAGTGAGGAAGCAGAGCAAGGGAGTGGGTGGCTACTTGATCAGCACTCGGTGGCAGAAGGACTTCTGGCTGTTGGCCTAA
- the DNAJ gene encoding uncharacterized protein DNAJ, with protein MGNPAEVYYQVLNIAKDSSPQEIRTAYRALVKKWHPDKHPPSSRPEAEAKFKAISQAYEALNDQQENRSMVGANNDRPGGGVEPRHRSQELQKPRCAGNSAREFKDEYRSTKAGTVAATAVARPAFSSFSGPVKTKPPPVERKLECTLEELCRGSKKEIKFTRNVITNKGLIVRKEETQTVRVKPGWKKGTKITFEGMGDERRGCLPADAIFVISEKEHPVFKRKGNDLVMKVEVPLVNALTGWFFSFRLLTGEKMSCSFQDEIIYPGYEKVIKGQGMPSAHDKGVRGDLRIKFHIVFPTQLSDEQLSGIKELLKDMT; from the exons ATGGGCAACCCCGCGGAGGTCTACTACCAGGTGCTCAACATTGCCAAGGACTCCTCTCCCCAGGAAATCCGCACCGCCTACAGAGCCCTGGTCAAGAAATGGCACCCCGACAAGCACCCTCCTTCTTCCCGCCCCGAAGCCGAGGCCAAGTTCAAAGCCATCTCTCAAGCCTATGAG GCCCTGAATGATCAGCAGGAGAATAGATCGATGGTTGGGGCCAATAACGATCGGCCCGGAGGCGGCGTGGAGCCGCGACACCGGAGCCAGGAGCTCCAGAAACCGCGGTGCGCGGGCAATTCGGCGAGGGAGTTTAAGGATGAGTACCGTTCGACCAAGGCCGGCACTGTGGCGGCCACGGCGGTGGCGAGGCCGGCGTTCTCGTCGTTTTCGGGTCCCGTCAAGACAAAGCCTCCTCCCGTCGAGAGGAAACTTGAGTGCACGCTGGAGGAGCTCTGTCGCGGCAGCAAGAAGGAGATCAAGTTCACGAGGAACGTCATCACCAACAAGGG ATTAATTGTTCGCAAGGAAGAAACACAAACGGTCAGAGTCAAGCCGGGATGGAAGAAAGGAACAAAGATAACATTCGAAGGGATGGGGGACGAGCGACGAGGTTGCCTCCCTGCCGATGCCATCTTCGTGATATCAGAGAAAGAACACCCCGTTTTTAAGAGGAAAGGCAATGACTTGGTCATGAAAGTCGAGGTTCCTCTGGTGAATGCTCTCACAGGATGGTTCTTCTCTTTCCGTCTTCTAACCGGGGAAAAGATGAGCTGCTCTTTCCAGGACGAAATCATTTACCCGGGATATGAGAAAGTCATCAAAGGCCAGGGCATGCCCTCAGCTCACGACAAGGGAGTCCGAGGAGATCTGCGAATTAAGTTCCACATTGTGTTCCCGACTCAGTTGAGCGACGAGCAGCTTTCAGGTATCAAAGAGCTTCTGAAGGACATGACCTGA